TGTCGCTGGCGGTAATAACGCCCTTGTTATCCATCACACCTCCTTTTGGAAGCACCGACCAGGTAAATGGCAGATCCAACCTGCTGCCGTCGCTTCCATAAGCAGCCGCTTTAAATTGCTTGCGTGCGTTTACGAAAACACTGGTGCTATCCGGTGTTACCGTGATATGCGACAGGGAAACCTCGGTAGCCCTTATCACCTTCAACCAGTTGAAGTTCCAGCCCGAAGCAGTGGACTGCAGGATAAGCGTTCTCTTGCCACCGGGCAATTGAAAAGGGGCAGATGTTACCGTTGTCCAGTTTTGCCATCCACCACTTGCGGGAAGATTGATGGTGGTTAACAATGTATCACCAACCATCACCTTAACAGTTGCGGCCGTGTTAACAGCTACCCGAAGCTGAATGCGGTAACTGCCTGTCCAGGGCGTATTGATATCATATTCCAGAAAGCTGGTGGAGGCGATATAACTAACATTCAATACGCCACTTGTATCCTGTACCGGTTCTGTACAACAGGTATTACTGTAGTCAAAAGCTTCCGCTTCTATTCGTGCCGGAATAGGCTTATAGTTGGCAGTGCGTATGGTAACATTTGCCGTTGCCCTTATTGTATCGATACCAGACGCAGCAGTAGCAGTTACAATACCTGGGGCAACAACAGTAGCCAGCCCTGTATTTGTAATACTATTACCAGTGCCCGTTATTGTCCATACCGGGGTTAGCTCCATAGGAAAATCATTCTGATCAAAGATCCTGGCAGTGTATTGATATTTTTTACCTGGTATAAAAGCACGATTGGCCGGGCTTATAATCATACTATCCGGAACGGGAGTACCTATCCCTTTCTGGTAAACACGAACATAATCAACCAGCATACTGTCGGGCCAGTCGGCAGCAGTAATGGCGCCGCCCATACCTCCGCCAATGGCGAGGTTAAGGATCACGTGGAATTTCTGGTCAAAAGGCCAGTCACGCCAGGTTGTTTTAGGATTAACATAGGTATAGTTCTTTGTTCCATCGAACAGGAAGACAATGGAATCTTCTGTCCATTCCATACCATAGGTATGAAAAACAGTATCGACATCTGGCATCAGCCTTGATGCAGAAAGGTGTCCTCCATTCTGCCAGTTATTATTCTGGGTGTGCACGGTAGACAGAACGGTTCCGAAGCTATTGCCAACATGCTCCATAATATCCAGTTCACCACTTTGCGGCCATGCGCCGTAAGCGCTTGTTGTGGGCATGAGCCAGATAGCAGGCCAGGAGCCTCTAGCCCTGGGAAGTCTGGCACGGACCTCTACTTTTCCGTATTTAAAGTCAACCTTGTTCTGTGTGATCAGGCGTGCCGAAGACCAGGGATCAGTAGTATTGTAGTTGGGAAAATCCCTTTTTCCTGTGATGACCAGACAGCCATTGCGCACGCGGGCATTATCATAAGAAGTGTCAGTATATACCTGTTGTTCACCATTAATCCATGCCTTGGGCCTTGGATCTACCGTCCATTTGGTAAGGTCGGGCAAGCCGGAGCCATTGAACTCATCGGAGAAGATGAGCGTGTAATTGGGATTCCCTTCAAATACTACATTTCCTTTAGCAATGTATTGTGCTGCCCCGGAGGAATCGAGCTGTGATCCGGCAATCGTTAGTTTCAGATCGTAACGCGAATAGTTAACGGAGGAATTACCACCTAATACAATATTCACTACTGTATCGTTCACCCTGTGCAGGCTGTCGATGAAAACACCCGCCGGAAAAGGGGCCGTCCATTGAGACTTATCGAGTATGCTCTTAAACGTATTACCATGTACAGTAGCCTGAATTAAAGCACCTTGCTCCTGCCCCATTGATATGCTTGTATTACCGAGTGTAACAGAAGCTGGATCGGGGCCCTGCACCAGGTCGAAGTATAAGATCCCGCTTGCTTTTTTCCCGTCAATAAAATGAACTTCCAGGCGATTGAGATCGGTTCTATTACTTACAGTTTTAAAATCGAATGTTGCTTCTTCCCAGGTATTGATGTTTTTTATCTTATAGGTGAAGTAAACTGCTTTGTTATAGTTGGTACCTGGCTGCAGCTTGAACATCACATCTTCTTTGACATTACTATAGACCAGCATTTTAAAGACCGTGTTGCCATGCAGATCAAACGAGTCAGGCAAGCTACAGCCGGCTGTCATCCATTCAAAGGAAGTAGTGTCTTTATTGAATTTAGCCACTTTGCTGCTTGTATTCAGCCCGCCTGGCGCCGGATTAGGTACACCAAATTCCACTTTACCGGTAGTAGTATTACCGGCATAGAAGTCCCACCGGCCAGAGCAGGGCCCATTTCCTTCCATATCATCCAGGATCAGGAACTGCGCCTTGAGGTTTCCGCAAAGGCCTATCAGCAGGAACAGGAGAACGGAATAAAAACGGGCTGGTACAAACATGGCAAAGGCATCCCCCCTTGTGGGAGCAATCGTTAGGTATTTCATAAAGGCAGTGTTTAACGGATGTTATTTCAAATTAGGATTCATAAGCACGTCGGCTCCCGGAATTGGCAATGTATAGTTGGCTTTGGTGATAGTACCTACAGGTTTCAGATCTCCATCGTTTTTATTGGCATTGGCTTCTTCTACTTTTTCCAGTCGCACGAGATCGAACCAGCGGCACCATTCACCGGCGAATTCCCAGGCTCTTTCGTTCACGACTGCATTGGCAAATTCAGCAGGAGCCATGCCAGCAGGCAGATCGGTTAATCCTGCACGCTGCCTCACGGCATTTATTGCTTTGTAGGCATCATCGTTAACAGTTCCGCTACGTGCCAGAGCCTCGGCGTAGGTAAGCAACACATGCGCATACCTGATCATGATGACGGGATTGGCAGACATGTAAGTATTCTTTGTTCCTGACTGAATCGTAAACTTCTTATAGTAAGGATGTTTGGTAGAAACATTCTGCCAGGGAACAGTATTGCCGTTTATTACGAAGCTAGTAGAGAAGGTTTCATCTTTACGGCTGCCCGCGGGGAAGTTGTTGAAGAAATTAAGCTCAGGGAAAAAGTCAGTCCACCCCCCTTCATCTTCGGGCATAGTAGACAGGCCATAGAAAGAATTATACGTGATCCACTGGCCTCTTGTGTAAAGAGCAAACACATCTTCTGAAGTGCCGCCCGCAAAGATCTTCAGAAAACCACCCTGGTAGAGATCAACAGCATAAGTTGTTTTATTGTCGATCACTTCTTTTGCTTTAGAGGCTGCCAATGCATATTTGGAAGCATCTTTAATGGGCCATCCGCCTTCGGTAAGATATACGTCGGCCAGCAATGCCTTTACGGAGCCTTTGTTCGGCCTTCCCGGTGCACGTCTGGTATTAGGCACCCAGGCCTCTGCTTTCTTCAGGTCTTCTTCTATCAGCGGATAGATTTCGGCCGGTGTACTTTTATGCAGGTTCAGGTATTCGGAACTGAAAGTTTCGGAAGGCACGACGGGCACGGCCCCCCAGAACCTGGTGAGCCAGTAGTAAGAGAGCCCTCTTAGAAAATATGCTTCTCCTACTATTGCCTGAATAGTTGCTTCGCTACCGTCGGTAACCTTAGTATAGTTATTGATAATATTGGTGGTTGACTGAATAACTTTATAGCAACCGCGCCAGATAGGCACCATACGACTATTAAGATCGGCAACGTTAAAGCGGTCGAATTCGCGGAACTCTTCCTTATTTGAGCCGGGATGGGTAGTAAGATCATCGGCCCCCATACACATGGCTATCTGCGAAACAGTAGTAAAACCACTCTCCCATGGAATCATAAGACTGCCATAGGCACCTGTTAATGCAGATTCCAGGCCTGCCTGGTTGCTGATGCCGGCGTTACCCAATACCAGTCCATTTGGTTCTTCTGTAAGCTGCTTGGAACAGGAAGCAGCGATAAATATGAAGATGATGAGATAAAGCTTTTGCATCTCTAGTAATTTTAATGATTAAAAACTAAGCGTACATCCTCCTATAAAAGTTCGCACGTTGGGATAAGAACCAAAATCGATCCCCTGCCTGATGTCACCTGCAGAAGAGTTTGATTCCGGGTCAATACCAGAATAACCTGTTATAGTCCAGATATTGGTAGCGCTCACGAACAGTTTTAAGCCTGCTTTTCCTTTGAAGGCCTTGCGTGGGATATCGTAAGACAGGCTTATGTTTTTAAGGCGCAGAAAATCTGCTTTTTCAAGGAAGCGGGTAGACTGGGTGAAGTTGCGGTTAGTAGTGCTGAAGGCAGGGATATCAGATGTTTCATTTACGCCCGGGATATACCTGTGTTTAATGTCGACATAGGTAGCTTCCCTGGCGTCGCCGCCATGATACATGGCAGCAGCCTTGTTGTAGTTGAGCTTATCAAAGCCCATCATTGCGTGGAAGAAGATATTAAACGTAAAACCTTTGTAGGTTACTGTGTTATTCCAACCCAGTGTAGTAGTAGGCATACCTGATCCTATTACACTATAGTCGCTGGCATCTATTACATTATCGCCATTGACATCGAGATAACGGGAGTCGCCTGCTTTTGCACCAAAGTCACCGGCTTTAGTATCGCCCGGTTTCCAGGTACCGAGGTAGGTGAGTCCCCAGATAGAACCTAATGGCTGACCAGGCATTACTACGAATTCAGGTTGCAGTGACATACCACCGCCTATTTTGCGGTTATTGGGATCAAAGATGATCTTATTCTGACCGGTAGAGATAACACGGTTCTTTACAAAAGAGGCATTGAACCAGCTACTCCAGCCAACGGCTGTTTTATCGAACACTTTAGCATCGAGTGCGATTTCAAAGCCTTTGTTCTTAACAGAACCGGAGTTCCTGATAACAGGGTTACCGCCAAGATAGATAGGAAGCGTTTCAGTAAGCAGCAGATCACGGGTATCTTTTATGAAATAATCTGCAGTAAGAGAAAAGCGGCCTTTTAAAATTGCGACATCAATACCCAGATCTTTTTGAACAGTGGTTTCCCATTTCAGTTCCGGGTTGCCAACGTTCCCCAGTATAATACCGGTTTGCGAAGCGGTGTTGTTAAAAGAAGCCACCCTGTTTGAATAGGTTGCAAATGTGCCGTATGCATTTATATTCTGGTTACCTGTATGTCCCCAGCTACCGCGTACTTTCAGGTTACTGATCAAAGGTACCGTTCTCATGAACGATTCTTCAGACACGACCCAGCCAACAGAAGCGGAGGGGAAATAGCTGTATTTGTTGCTGCCTACAAACTTGGAAGAACCGTCTCTGCGTATGGCAGCGGATAACAGGTATTTATTTTTAAATCCGTAAATGGCTCTTCCCATCAGAGAAAACAATGCAGATTCGGAAGTACCGGAAGATGGCGTGCCGGGCGTACCGAGGCCAATGTTATTCCACATAAAAGACTCGTACGTAAGCGCAGATGCGCCTGCGGAAACATAGTTAAAATTATTCTTCTGAAATTCCATCACAGCGGTCAAGTCAAGGTTATGATCGTTATTAAACTGTTTGTGATAGCTCAGCGTATTGGTGCTCTGCAACCTTATCTCTTTGTTTGAGCCATAACTGGCTATAGATGTGTTTGAGTTCACGACCTTTCCTGCAAAGCTTTTATTATCGTAACCAAGGTAGTTGATACCGTATTGCATGTCGAACGAAAGCCCATTTATAATCCTGAATTTAAAGCCTCCCATAGCGTTTGCCAGCAATCTTTCAACAACCGTCAACTGGTCGGTAGTCAAGGCCAGTGGATTAAAGAATACGGAGCTGACAGGATCGCTTACGGTATAACCTCCTACATTATTACGAACAGGCACAGTAGGGGACCATGTGATAGCCTGAGCCAGGGGACTATGAGGGCCATCGGCAGGGATATCTATATTCTGTGAACTGCTGTAAGAGCCAATGATATTGATGAAAGCAGAAATCCTGTCATTCAGTTTGGCGTTGATGTTAGAACGGATGTTATATCTTTTGATATAAGAGTTATTGATCACGCCATTCTGATCGAGGAAGTCGCCGGAAAGGAAGTATCCTCCTTTTTCAGTGCCACCGGAGAGATTAAGCAGGTATTCCTGCGTACCTGCACGGCGGAAGATCTCATCCTGCCAGTTGGTCCCCCCATTTGTTTTAAAGCTGTCAATTTTGGCTTGTGTAAAGGGTAACGCTGCGCCTGTAGCAGCAGCATGTGCATTTGCAGTTTCGGCGAAGTCGCCGGCGTTGAGCAGATCGAGTTTTTTAAGTACCGAAGCGGAAGAGAAACGGGCTGTAGCATTCACCCTTACTGCTCCCCTGGCGCCTTTTTTAGTAGTAAGGATCACGACGCCATTAGCGCCGCGGCTGCCGTAGATAGCTGTTGCCGCCGCATCTTTCAGGACCTGGATGGTTTCTATATCATCGGGGTTGATGGAAGAAAAATCGGCGCCGACAAAACCATCTACTACGTATAACGGGCTGTTGTCGCCGGTAATGGAGTTAGATCCGCGGATGCGGATACGAACGGCGCCACCGGGAGCTCCTGTTGAATTAGTTACCTGTACCCCGGCGGCGCGGCCCTGCAGCACCTGGTCGAGTCTTGTTACAGGCTGTTCTTTAAATGCTGCGCTGGAAACGGAACTGATGGCACTGGAGAGCGTTGTACGGCGTTGTTCGCCATAACCTATCACAATAAGCTCACCCATTTCGGCTGTTACCGGTTTTAGATTTACGGCAATGAAATTTCTGCCCTGTACAGGAATTTCCTGTTTGTCGAAACCAAGAGAGGTAATCACCAGAACAACATTGGCATTAGCAAGCTTAATTTCATATTCACCATTTTCATTGGTGACTGCTCCCCTGTTGGAGCCTTTGATCTGTACAGCAGCGCCGGCAACCGGATTCCCGGTTTCATCGGAAACCTTTCCTTTTACCAGGTGATCATCTGGTGCTTCGAGCATAGGCTGCGGCGTTGGCCGCCGTTTTACGATGATCGTTTTACCATCGATATCATAAACCAACGGTTGAGTGCGGAAACACTGTTCAAGCACCTTATCGAGTGGCTGGTTCCTGGCCTCTACCGTTACGGCTTTGGCGATGGCGAGCTGCTCATCGGTATACAGGAAATTATATCCTGTTTGTCTTTTAATTTCTTTAAAGACCTTTTCAAGCGATGAGTTGTGCACGGAAAGTGTTACAGTGGTTTGCGCGATACTGCGGGCATGTACCTGCAGCATGGTGGCGGTTAGTAATAACACAATTAGTTTCATAATCAATAACGATTTGGCAAATAATCGTATCAAATGGTTTTTCTTATGGGCAGACGGCTGCCGTCTGCCTTGGCAATCAAACGTTAATGGCATACATTTGTAATAATCGGCGTTAATAAATGGATGAAAGTTTATGGACCCGATCTTCAGCCGCATGTGGTACGAACACTTGCGGCTTTTTTATCTCCTTTGGTCGGCTTGCAATCAGTTAAGGACTCATGGCTTCAGCAGATTTTGGTTACTAATAGTTAAGTTGAAAGAGGTTTAGGGTTGTAACAGTTATTTCAGGCTGAGACTGTTCCTCAGGGTGATACAATTATTTTACGGCCGGAGACCTGGAAATGGACTTCTCCGGTCTGCTGCATCATATTCAATAGTTTTTCAATAGACGCATCGCTGGACAGTCCTCCCCTGAAGTGTGCATTTGGCACATCCCCCTTGTACTCAATCTCCACATCGTACCATCTTGCGATCATCCGCATAGCAGCACGGACATCGGTTCCGGCAAACTGGATAAGATCATTTTTCCAGGCTATCGTTTCTTCGGTATTTACATTATTCTGCACTTTTAATATTCCGTTGCGGAAGAGGCTGGCGCATTGACCCGGCACCAGGATCTTTTGTTTATCCTGCGCATCTGCGGCAGGGGCATTCACTTTAACCTTGCCCTGCAATAATGTTGTCTGCACCGCTTCTTCATCGGAATAGGCCATTATATTAAAGCTGGTACCCAATACCTGTACCTGCATATTATCCAGATTCACAAAGAAAGGCTGAGACGCATTTTCTGCGATCTCAAAATAAGCTTCCCCTGAAAGGGTCACCTCTCTTTGGGAACCATTGAAAGCAGTGGGATAATGTAAGCGGCTGGCTGCATTGAGCCAAACTTTAGTTCCATCGGGCAGTGTAATATGGTACCTGCCGCCCCGCGGCGTTGAGATGGTATTGAACAAGTTCGCCGCTGCCGGGCCTGACTGTTGCTGGTAGGCCAGTTGGCCATTGGCCAGCTTTACCACCTGGGTAGTTCCTTGCGTTGCCAACGCGCCGTTTTTAGCATCGTTAAGCGTAATAGTGGAACCATCGGCGAGGGTTAATATCGCCTTGTTCGTTCCAGGGCGGATGCTTTCCTGCGCAGCAGTATTTTTTGCCAGCTTTGGTGCCGGATCCTGCTTTAATAAGCGATAGGCGGCAGTACTGCCAGTCAGTAATAGCAACGCTGCGGCCGCCCATTTCCACCAATGCCTGCGAGGCTGCGTATTCATGAGATGCACTTCCGGTTGCACTTCCGGCTCTTCTTCCTGTAGTTTATCCCAGGTTTCATTGAAGATTTCAACGATATCGGTTTCGGGCGAGGCATATACTTCTGTCTGTTCTATAAACAGCCTGGCAATCGATTCGTTAATCTGTAGCAGATTTTGATTGTCATGAATAAGCGTCCTTAACTGCCTGATTTCGGCGACGGACATTTTTTCATCATCCAGGTATTTCTGCCATAATAAGATAAAGCGTTCCTGTTTGTTCATATGACCTGTTTAAAGCAATCTGCCGGGCCTCCGGCAGGTATGGCTTTTTTATACAGACGTGTAAGAAAACAGGAGGAATGCGTATACCTGAAAAAAAATATCAAGCTTGTAAAACAACAGTCCAGATTAATAAAAAGACACCTTCGTGATATTGCGCCATATATTTCCTGATAGCGCTTAAAGCACGGACCATATAGGATTTGGAGGTAACCCGGGTAATATTCATACGAACGGCGATTTCCGAATGACTTAATCCTTCGAAACGGCTTAGTTTGAACACTTGTTGCATCTGAGGAGGGAGATTATTAACGGCTCTGTTGAGTAAGCCCTCCAGCTCATGATATTCTGCATTTTCGTGCGGATTGGCAGCATCGTCGCGGAAATAAGCAAGCAGGTAATCTTCGTTGTTAGCTGTAAAAACTTTTTTTCGCAGATGATCGATAGCGAGATTACGTGCCAGGGTATATAGAAAAGATCTGAAATAAATGACATCGGGTAGCTGTTCTTTATTTACCCAAAGTTTGATAAAAGTTTCCTGGGCGAGATCCCTTGCTAATTCAGGAGATTTTGAGATTTTAAGGCCAATAGCATAGATCTGATTCCAATAGTGTTCAAAGACAATGCGATAGGCGTCGCGGTCGCCATCGGCGATACGCAACAGCAGTTCCGGCTCGTTGTATGTAGTGACAGATGGCAAAGCTTTAAAAATCGTTGTAATACTAAAGTAAGGAAAAAGCCGGAGTAAAATTTACTCCGGCCTTAATATCTTAAAGTATTCATATGGGATCGTTCCCAAATAAAATACGGCAATTGAAAGGCTGTAAACATACACTATTGCATTACTGTTGATGCAGCATAGCCTCCAGCATTTTTTTTCTTTCTGCCTGCATTTTATAGAATGCTTCTTGTTTATTTTCCAATTCGGACAGCAACATCAACTCTGATTTTATAACAGCCAGGTCCCTGGCTTTATCCGGCATGCGTTCCAAAACAGCTACTTTATCTGCCCAATAACCCTTAAAATTGGACATCGAAAAAGCTTCATTGCTTTTAAATGCGCTATCAATCCAATACAATGCAGTTTCAAGTGCTGTAGAATCAGTGCATTTACCGGTAATAAGGGGACTGTACCAGTCGACCCAGGTTCTTGTGCTGATGTTCTTATAAACACCTTTTTTTACGGCATTGTTCACCCTTGTCACATACGCCATCCAGTTGCGACTGTATTGCAGCTCTTTTATACGTACAGTTGTCACCAGTTCTTCTTTTGACGTAATTCCTTTTTCATCCATCATTGCCAGCAGCTTTTGAAAAGCAGCTTCGTCAAATACCTTCCCAGCCTTTACCGCAGACAGGAGTTGACTGGCATTACGGGTGTATTTTTCAGCCAACATACTTTCGACATTAGCCTTCCCGAACTTTTCATCAAAGGAATTTCTATTGGCATAGATATAAGTTATTACAGGCGAAAAGGGCGTTTGTACCTGTTTAGCTATTAGCTGATAGATATCTTTCTCGAAATAGCGTTCTTTTGGAATAATAGATAAGTAATGCAATGCTACTTCTCTTTCGCGGGAATCAGCCATCTTGTTGAGAAACTGCAAATATGCTGCAACAACTGCAGGATCATCTTTATGCTTATTGTAATCAGCTTCCAGCGCAACTTCGGCATATCCTCCACTCAAAGCTTTTGAAGCTTCTGCCAGCAATGGAGCAGCCTTCATAAAGCCAACCGCACGATGTACAAGATTGCCGGCTCCGTCAACCCATAACAACGTTGGATAAGCACCCACATGATAGTTTTTAGCCAGGGCGACACCTGCTCCAACTTCTATATCTGTTTTAAAGCAGATAAAGTTACTGTTGAAAAAAGCGGCTACTTTTTCATTGGGAAAAACTTCTGCAGCGAGCTTCTTACAAGGCACACACCAAGAGGTATAACAGTCGATGAAGATGAGTTTCTTTTCTTTTCTGGCTTTGGCGGTTATTTCAGCCCAAGTGCCTTTTTCAAAATGAACACCTCCGTTCTGTTGAGCCAATACCAACCCGGAATAGAGTCCCAACCAAACAACAAGTATTATCTCCTTCATAATATCAATTAAATATTCGCATTAAAAAAGGGGCCGTCCATTCTTTTGTTCAGCCCCTATCGTTTACTTACTGCCGAAATCTATATTTTTTTCTCTAAATGGATTTTCCGCCGTCTCCGAATAATAGTTAGCGCCTGTGAAGAATTTACCTAATTCCAGATAACCAACTATCAAAAGACTATTCTTATATTCCGGATGTATATATAAGGCGTAATAATACTCCGGAGGCTCAACCGGATTCAGATATATTCCTTTAAGTTTAAATCCTGCAATCTGTTTAGGGACTTTATTGGGATCACCTATAATATCTCTGGTAGCAACTTTATATTCGGTTATAACATCACTGGGAAAATATTTAAGGAAAAGCGTCCCATCCTCTTGCTCTTTGCAGGAAAAATTTCCTTTAGGCATACGACGGGTAGACTCCCATCCAACCGTTTTCGCGGTACCTTTTTTAAAAAAAATGGAAATGTAACCTGCACTTATATCCAACTTTGACGCAGTTTGTGCATTTACTTTAATAAAGGCAACTGCAGCTATCAAGAAGAAAAACACTCTGGCCATGTCAGTATAATTTAGTTTGTTGGGGTTCCAGAATATTTACAAAAGCCGGTAGTTGTAGCCTTTGGGCGTAACGGAGTTCCATAGGATTGGAAACTCAATCTAAAAGAAATGTCCCAGTTATAGCTTGTAATATTATTCTCGACCGATGTAACCGTTTCATCTTCACCGATTTCTGCACCAATTTCGCCAACACCCGCATTTAAGCCGGCTCTTACCAAAACCCTGCCTGTACTCGTTTTCGTAAAGGTCCGCTTCTCAAGCAGATCTCCATAAGAACGCCCAATTACCGCCTGTTCCTCTCCTCCCACGTTAGCATAAGGAGTGTAGGGTACTTCAGTAGTTCCAATAGCCGGACCAGTTAAAAACACGGACACATTTCCCAGCAGGAAGGCTGAGGGCATCCATAAGTTTGAAATATTATACTGCACAGGGATCAACAGTGTTAAGACATTACGTCTTTGTGCAAAAGGAAAAGTTACACGATGATAATATTGAACATCACTAGGGCCAACATCAATCCCATCAGCAGCAGACCAATCTTCATCTTCCAAAAGATAAATCTCCTCACTAGCTCCTGGATCTAAATCAGCATCATAATCAGTGCGATATAATGAAGACCGAGCATCAGGCCCAGCGTTTAAGGCGCTATCTCTAAAGAGATTAATCAAACTATCTGACTTCTTAATATCTTTAAAATATTTCATCAACAATTGATATTGAACTTTAGTGATATTAAGACTAATTGAATCACGGATCCGCCCGGGTGAACTGATTTCATCAGCACCTTCATTAGAAATAGATGTTTGCTTTGTACAGGAAAAAAAAGGAAAAAGCATCAGAAACGCAATAGCATTTCGAATAGATAAAAGACGCATATTAGCATGTATTGGTGAAATAGGATATACTTAGTTAAAAATTTCTGCCAGTCTTTTTTCCAGATCAGGTCCTTTCAGATTTTTAGCAATAATCTTTCCGTTCGGATCCACCAATACATTCTGGGGGATGCCGTCAATGCCGTACAGGGCGGCGGCTTCATTTCTCATCTTCAGGTCGGCGACCTGCTTCCAGGGCAGTTTATCTTCTTTAATAGCAGAAAGCCAGTTGTCTTTAAATGCCTCAATATCGAGAGATACGCCAAGAATTTCCAACCCCTTTTCGTGATAGACCAAGTAAGCTTTTACTACATTCTTATTTTCTTTGCGGCAGGGACCACACCAGGATGCCCAGAAATCAACCAATACATATTTGCTCCTGTAGTCCGATAATTTTACAGGCTTACCTTCCGGATCAAACTGCGTAAAGTCTGGCGCCATAGTCCCCACAGCAGTCGTATTGATACTTTTGAGTTGTGCAGCATAACTTTTTGCCGATGGCGTAGCTTTTACGCTCGCCGACAGCTTCTCAAATAATGGGGCAGCCACTTCATATTCGGGAATAACCCCTGCATATTTCTTTAAAGCCAGCAAACTCAGGAAACTACCCGGCCTGGTCTTTAAGAAATTGAAATAAACAGTTCTCTTCATTTCCGAAATGGAATCGCTTTGCAGTTCTATCCGCGACATGAGTGCCGTATCGTTTCGTTGTTGCGCCGGCATATTTTTATAGTAGGCATCAAGCTGCTTCTTTTTTTCTTCTATAGGAGCCAGCGATGCATTAAGTTGCTTGTAGTCGTCATTGAGCCGGGAGCCGCTTATAGTGCTATAAGCAAGCGAATCGGCCACGGCATGAAGTCTGATGATGCCAGGCTCCAGGTAAAGCTTCAGGTGTTCTGATCGAATTCTACCTTTCGGCGTTCTCCCCATTACTATCAGCGTAACTTCTGCAGGTTCTTCGATTGCCCCCTTTAGTTCGAAGTGGCCATCTTTAATTTCAGCAGTATCGTTGATGATAGGGCTGAAGCAAATGATCTTCGCCGTTGCTGTACCTGCAAACCCATCCATTTCTCCTTTCAGTATATATTCTGTTTTCTGCGCCATTGCCAGGGCGGGAAAGAGAATCATAGCAGTTATAATAGTCTTCTTCATTTTTTAAGGATTTTGTTCCCACGTTGGATTAAAATACATTACCTGGAGTGGTATGCGCAGCACATACCGGGGGCTACCTGGTTGCAGTGTAGCGATAACACTGCCGGTTCCGTTATATCTTTCAACCGCGGGCATACGCCCTTCCGCATC
The Filimonas effusa genome window above contains:
- a CDS encoding thioredoxin family protein, which translates into the protein MKEIILVVWLGLYSGLVLAQQNGGVHFEKGTWAEITAKARKEKKLIFIDCYTSWCVPCKKLAAEVFPNEKVAAFFNSNFICFKTDIEVGAGVALAKNYHVGAYPTLLWVDGAGNLVHRAVGFMKAAPLLAEASKALSGGYAEVALEADYNKHKDDPAVVAAYLQFLNKMADSREREVALHYLSIIPKERYFEKDIYQLIAKQVQTPFSPVITYIYANRNSFDEKFGKANVESMLAEKYTRNASQLLSAVKAGKVFDEAAFQKLLAMMDEKGITSKEELVTTVRIKELQYSRNWMAYVTRVNNAVKKGVYKNISTRTWVDWYSPLITGKCTDSTALETALYWIDSAFKSNEAFSMSNFKGYWADKVAVLERMPDKARDLAVIKSELMLLSELENKQEAFYKMQAERKKMLEAMLHQQ
- a CDS encoding RNA polymerase sigma factor, with translation MPSVTTYNEPELLLRIADGDRDAYRIVFEHYWNQIYAIGLKISKSPELARDLAQETFIKLWVNKEQLPDVIYFRSFLYTLARNLAIDHLRKKVFTANNEDYLLAYFRDDAANPHENAEYHELEGLLNRAVNNLPPQMQQVFKLSRFEGLSHSEIAVRMNITRVTSKSYMVRALSAIRKYMAQYHEGVFLLIWTVVLQA
- a CDS encoding FecR family protein, with the translated sequence MNKQERFILLWQKYLDDEKMSVAEIRQLRTLIHDNQNLLQINESIARLFIEQTEVYASPETDIVEIFNETWDKLQEEEPEVQPEVHLMNTQPRRHWWKWAAAALLLLTGSTAAYRLLKQDPAPKLAKNTAAQESIRPGTNKAILTLADGSTITLNDAKNGALATQGTTQVVKLANGQLAYQQQSGPAAANLFNTISTPRGGRYHITLPDGTKVWLNAASRLHYPTAFNGSQREVTLSGEAYFEIAENASQPFFVNLDNMQVQVLGTSFNIMAYSDEEAVQTTLLQGKVKVNAPAADAQDKQKILVPGQCASLFRNGILKVQNNVNTEETIAWKNDLIQFAGTDVRAAMRMIARWYDVEIEYKGDVPNAHFRGGLSSDASIEKLLNMMQQTGEVHFQVSGRKIIVSP
- a CDS encoding TonB-dependent receptor encodes the protein MKLIVLLLTATMLQVHARSIAQTTVTLSVHNSSLEKVFKEIKRQTGYNFLYTDEQLAIAKAVTVEARNQPLDKVLEQCFRTQPLVYDIDGKTIIVKRRPTPQPMLEAPDDHLVKGKVSDETGNPVAGAAVQIKGSNRGAVTNENGEYEIKLANANVVLVITSLGFDKQEIPVQGRNFIAVNLKPVTAEMGELIVIGYGEQRRTTLSSAISSVSSAAFKEQPVTRLDQVLQGRAAGVQVTNSTGAPGGAVRIRIRGSNSITGDNSPLYVVDGFVGADFSSINPDDIETIQVLKDAAATAIYGSRGANGVVILTTKKGARGAVRVNATARFSSASVLKKLDLLNAGDFAETANAHAAATGAALPFTQAKIDSFKTNGGTNWQDEIFRRAGTQEYLLNLSGGTEKGGYFLSGDFLDQNGVINNSYIKRYNIRSNINAKLNDRISAFINIIGSYSSSQNIDIPADGPHSPLAQAITWSPTVPVRNNVGGYTVSDPVSSVFFNPLALTTDQLTVVERLLANAMGGFKFRIINGLSFDMQYGINYLGYDNKSFAGKVVNSNTSIASYGSNKEIRLQSTNTLSYHKQFNNDHNLDLTAVMEFQKNNFNYVSAGASALTYESFMWNNIGLGTPGTPSSGTSESALFSLMGRAIYGFKNKYLLSAAIRRDGSSKFVGSNKYSYFPSASVGWVVSEESFMRTVPLISNLKVRGSWGHTGNQNINAYGTFATYSNRVASFNNTASQTGIILGNVGNPELKWETTVQKDLGIDVAILKGRFSLTADYFIKDTRDLLLTETLPIYLGGNPVIRNSGSVKNKGFEIALDAKVFDKTAVGWSSWFNASFVKNRVISTGQNKIIFDPNNRKIGGGMSLQPEFVVMPGQPLGSIWGLTYLGTWKPGDTKAGDFGAKAGDSRYLDVNGDNVIDASDYSVIGSGMPTTTLGWNNTVTYKGFTFNIFFHAMMGFDKLNYNKAAAMYHGGDAREATYVDIKHRYIPGVNETSDIPAFSTTNRNFTQSTRFLEKADFLRLKNISLSYDIPRKAFKGKAGLKLFVSATNIWTITGYSGIDPESNSSAGDIRQGIDFGSYPNVRTFIGGCTLSF